Below is a genomic region from Microbacterium sp. LWO12-1.2.
CCGTGGGCCTGGGCGGCGCTCGCCCTCGCCGCGGTGACGATCGGCATCTCCAAGACCGCACTGCCCGGTGGCAGCATCCTCGCCATCGCGCTGTTCGCGACCGTGCTGCCGGCGCGCACCTCCACGGCCGCGATGCTGCTCCTGCTGATCGTCGGCGACGTGTTCGCGCTCATCACCTACCGACGCCATGCGCACTGGCCGACCCTGCTGCGCCTGGCGCCTGCGGTCGTCGCGGGACTGCTCGCGGGATTCGCGTTCCTGGCGCTCGCGGGCGACGGCATCGTGCGCCGCGCGATCGGTGTGATCCTGCTGCTGATGATCGCGGTCACGCTGTGGCGGCGGTGGCGGCAGAATCGTGTCGAGGCCACGGCTCCCGCGCCGGGTGGCCTCGTGCTCTCCGGGGTCTACGGCACGCTCGGCGGATTCACGACGATGGTCGCGAACGCCGGCGGGCCGGTCATGTCGATGTACTTCCTCGCCACCCGCACTCCGGTGCAGGTGTTCCTGGGCACCTCGGCCTGGTTCTTCGCGATCATCAACCTGATCAAGGTGCCGTTCCTGGCGGGCCTCGGTCTCTTCGAGGGACACGTACTGCTGATGGATGCCGCGCTGGCCCCGCTCGTCGTCATCGGCGCACTCGCCGGCATCCGCCTGGCCCGGCGCATGGATCAGCGCCTGTTCGACCGCATCGTGATCGCCCTGACCATCGCGGGCGCGCTGTATCTGCTGTTCTGAGGGATCACGCCTTCACACTCGACGTGCGCCGCCCCCTCAGTCCAGGAAGATATCGGGGAACAGGGCACTGTCGGGCGTGCCGGGGATCGCGGCGTAGCCCGAGAAGTCGGTGACCCCGTCCGCCTCGAGCACGTCTTCCACGATCAGCGTCTGCCCGGTGTACTCGCGCGCCGGCTTGAGCAGCACCGCGTACGCGGCATCCGCGTAGATGTCCGGCGTGCGACTCGCGGCCATGACTTTGTCTCCGCCGAGCAGGTTCTGCACGGCGGCGGTCGCGATCGTGGTGCGTGGCCACAGGGTGTTCGCCGCGATGCCGTCGCGCGCGAACTCCGCCGCGAGGCCGAGCGTGGCCAGCGTCATGCCGAACTTCGCGAGCGTGTAACCGGTGTGTGCACCGAGCCACTTCGGGCTGGGGTTGAGCGGCGGCGAGAGCGACAGGATGTGCGGGTTCTCGGCATCCTTGAGGATCGGAACCGCGGCGCGCGAGAGCATGAACGTCCCGCGCACGTTGACGTCCTGCATCAGGTCGTACTTCTTCGCACCCAGGTCGAGCGAGCGCGACAGGTCGATCACGCTGGCGTTGTTGATGACGATGTCGATGCCGCCGAACTCGCCCTGCGTCTTCATGACCGCTTCGGTGATGTCGTCGTCATCACGCACGTCGCCCACGATCGGCAGCGCCTGCCCTCCGGCGGCGCGGATCTGCTCCGCCGCGGTGTGGATCGTACCTTCGAGCTTCGGATGCGGGGTGTCGGTCTTCGCGAGCATGGCGATGTTCGCGCCGTCGGCCGCAGCACGCAGCGCGATCGCGAGGCCGATGCCGCGGCTTCCGCCCGACATCAGGATGGTCTTGCCTGCCAGAGTCATGGTTCTCCTTGCGTGCGGGGGATGACGGTTTACTTCGGCGCCATGCGGATGGCGCCGTCGAGACGGATCGTCTCGCCGTTGAGGTAGCCGTTCTCGACGATGTGCTGCACGAGCGCGGCGTACTCGTCGGGGCGACCGAGGCGTGACGGGTGCGGCACCTGCTGCCCGAGCGAGTCCTGCGCTGCCTGAGGCAGGCCCATCAGCATCGGGGTCTCCATGATCCCGGGGGCGATCGTGCAGACGCGGATGCCGTAGCGGGCGAGTTCGCGCGCTACCGGGATGGTCATGGCGTGGACGGCCCCCTTGGAGGCCGCGTAGGCGGGCTGGCCGATCTGTCCGTCGAAGGCCGCGACACTCGCGGTGTTCACGATCACGCCACGGTCGCCGTCGAGGGGCTCCTGCTGCGCGATCACGGCGGACGCCTGAGACAGCACGTTGAACGTGCCCACCAGGTTGATGCGCACCACGCGCTCGAAATCGGCGAGCACCGCGGGGTTGCCTTCGCGGTCGAGCACCTTCGCGGGTGGCGCGATGCCGGCGCAGTTCACGACGATGCGCAGCGGGGCGGCGGCCTGCGCGGTGGCGACGGCGGCCTGCACCTCGTCGACGCTGGTGACGTCGGCGGGCACGAACGCGCCTCCGAGCTCATCAGCGATCGCTGCGCCCTGCGAGGAGGGGAGGTCGACGATCGTGACATGTCCTCCGGCCGCGACGATCCGCCGGGCGGTGGCGAGCCCGAGTCCCGAGGCTCCGCCGGTGATGAGCGCACCCTGGCCGCTGATCTGCATCGTGTTCTCCCTCGAACGTCGTCGGCTGCTCTGTCCGAGGATAGTCGCGCGACGCAGTCTCAGCCAACGTGAGCCTGAGTGGCAGTTGTCCGTTCGGGCCCGGTTCCGAATGTGCACGGGTACGGAGACGGATGGACGACACCCCGGGAGGGATCGGGATGTCACGGCGCGGCGACCCCGGCATCCGAAGTCATGCACGCCTGAGGAGACGAACGGCCCGAGAGGAGCGGGATGCCAGGATGGTCCGATCAGCTCCGCCCCGCGTCAGCTCCAGACGAAGCGGAAGGTGCCCGCCACGACCGCGGCGGTGAGCGCGAGCGCCATGATCGCGATGCCTCCGAGCAGGGCGACGGCGTCACGCGGATGCAGTCGCGAGGGACGCGACCACGTGCGCGGGATGCCGGAGCCGAAGCCGCGGGCCTCCATCGCCAGCGCCAGCTTCGACCCTCGGCGCACCGCGAACACCAGCAGCACGAACGCCATCGAGAAGAACCGTCGCAGCACACCGCGGTCGCCCACGCCGCGCGCCCGGCGAGCCAGGCTCATGGTGCGCCAGTCGTCGAGGAACAGCCCGAGCATCCGGGTGCCGGCGAGGATGCCGAGCACGAAGCGACTCGGCAGTTTCGCGACCTGGGCGAGGGCGTCCGCGAGCTGGGTGGGGTCCGTGCCGCCGAACAGCAGGATCGTGGGCAGCCCGAGCGCGATCACGCGCAGGCTGACCGCGATCGCCAGCGTGATCGAATCGTCGCTGATCGTCGCGAACCCGAATGTGAAGTAGATGTGCCCGGCGGGTTCCGCGTACAGCAGCATGCTCACACCGGCGATCGGCGCGAAGATCACGATCGGCAGCAGCCGCTTCAGCACCGTGCGCAGCCGCAGACCGGTCAGGGGGAGACAGAGCAGCTGCAGTCCGATCGCGGCCAGAGCGCTCGTGACGTCGATCGACGCGAACAGCGGCACCGACAGCAGCACGGCGAGCACCAGCTTCGTCACCGGATTCACGCCGTCGAGCCATACGGTCCGCACGGTCTCGGTCGTGGTCATGAGGCCACCGCCAGCTCGATGCGGTGCCCGCCGAGGTGCCGGATCACGGCGTCATCGTGCGTCACCGCGATGATCGATCGGCCACGTGCGATCTCCTCCTGCAGCAGGGCCACGAGCGAGATCCACCCGCGTCGGTCCTGTCCGAAGGTCGGCTCGTCGAGCACGATCACCTCCGGCGCCCCCGCGAGCACTGTCGCCACGGACAGACGCCGTTTCTGACCGCCGGAGAGCGTGAACGGGTTGGCGAGGGCGAGCGGGGCGAGCCCCAATCGCTCCAGCAGCTCGTCGACGACGGCGTCGGTGCGGGCCTGATCCCAGCCGAGAGCGCGCGGACCGACCGCGAGTTCGTCCCGCAGCGTCTGCGCGAGGAACTGATGCTCCGGTTCCTGGAACACCATGCCGATACGGGTGAGCAGTTCGCGCGACGTCCAGCGGATCGGGCGCACTCCGCGACGCCCCGCGAGTTCGGGGGCGGCGCGCACCTCCCCCGCCTGCTCGGGGATGAGACCGGCGAGGGTCAGTGCCAGCGTGGACTTGCCCGCGCCGTTCGGGCCGGTGATGACGGTCGCATTGGCACGCGGCACGCGCAGATCGAGCCCCGACTGGACCACCACGCGCGGCTCCCGCGCGACCGCGAGACCGGATGCCGTGAGCACATCGGATGCCGCCACCCTCTCGAGCACGGGAAGGTCGATGCCCCGGTCGGGCACCCAGACCCCCGCATCCGCGAGCGCAGCGCCGTGCTCGGCGAACACCCGCTCAGGAGCGCCATCCGCGAGCAGCCCGCCATCCGCGGCGAGCACGATGACGCGCGTCATCAGGTCGACCCAGATGGGGGTCCGATGCTCCACCACGACCAGCGTCGCTCGGCTCGCGGTGACGGCGCGCTCCACACTCGCTCGGACCTCGCGCACGCCCTCGGGGTCGAGGTTCGCGGTCGGTTCGTCGAGCAGCAGGAGACCGGGGCGCATCGCCAGCACGCCGGCGAGCACCAGCCGCTGCTTCTGTCCGCCCGACAGCGCCTTGGTCGGTCGCTGCAGCGGCACGTCGAGCCCGACCGCCTCCAGCGCCTCCGCGACGCGGGCAGGGATGTCGGATGCCGGGACGCCGAGGTTCTCGCATCCGAACGCCACATCGTCGCCGACCTGGGAGAGCACGATCCCGGCATCCGGATCCTGCAGTACCAGACCCACCTGTCCGCGTCGGGACTCGGGGGCGGCACCGTCTACGCGGAGCGAACCGGTGCGCTCGCCTTCGTCGTCGTCGCCGAGCACCCCGGCGAGACCCGCGAGCAGCGTCGACTTGCCCGCACCGGAGGCGCCGAGCAGCAGCACCCGCTCACCCGGCTCGATCGTGAAAGTCACGTCGGCGACCGCCGGGCGCTTCCGTCCGGCGTACCGCCAGCCCCAGCCCGCAGCCTGCACGCGGGCCGGGGCGGCGAAGGTCACGCTCAGACCTCGCGCGCGTGCTCTCGCCCGGCGGCGAAGCGGTTGAGAGCGCCGGTGACCGCGAGGGCGCGCACGAGCAGCCAGCCGACGACACCGGCAAGGATCGCACCGGACACGACGACGCTGACCAGGTAGATCGTGTTGAACTCGACCGACTTCAGGATGTTCGGCGAGCTGCCGTAGAACAGCTCGAACACCCAGGCCGCGACCGCGGCGCCGACACCCGCCAGAGCGGCGACCGCGATGCCGAAACGACGGTAGAAGAACAGCGCGAAGATGATCTCCGCGCCCAGTCCCTGCACGAGCCCCGAGAGGATGGTCGAGATCCCCCACACGTTGCCGATCAGCATCGACACGATCGCCGCGACGAGTTCGACGACCAGCGCGGCGCCGGGCTTGCGGATCACGAGCCCACCGACGACTCCGCCGAGGAGCCAGATGCCGACGGCGATGCCGCCGAGGCCGGGGGTCAGGGCGTCGGCCGCGCCGAACCAGGCGTAGCCGATCGTGTTCCAGCCCCAGAACACGAGGCCGATCGCGACACCGAGAACAGCGGCGACGACGATGTCGACGACGCGCCAGCGCCAGACCGGGGCACGATGAAGATCCTTCGAAGCGGCGGATGCCTGCTGCGCGGATGCGGACGTGGACGTACTCATCTGAACTCCTCCCTGCGCTGGCATGACCCAGATCAGGTTCGACGGTCGAAGCGCGATTCGCTCCCTCTCAGCCCGGCTCGCCGGACTCCCGTGGTTGTGTTCCCGATCTTACCCAGTCGCGGCGCCGCCGTGTCTCCGGGTTGCATGAACGCGAATCGGTCGATGAATTCGGTAGCTTAGGCAAGTGACCGCTTCTGACCCTGCCGAGGCCACCGCCGCAGCTGCCCCCGGCGACGCCACCACCGGCGACGCTTCCCCGGCGGTTGCACCCGAGGCCCCGGATGCCGCGCCCGAGGCCCCGGCGGTCACGCCCGAGGCCCCGAATGCTGCGGCGCCGGAAGCTGTGGAAGCTGTGGAAGGCGACGACGAGGCGGTGATCCCGCCGGAGCCCCTCGCGGACGAGTTCCCCGCCGCCGACGGCGCGGAGGCCACCGACATCCTCACTCCCGCCGCTGCGCAGTGGGCCGACGATGAGGCGCATGCCACGGCCCTGACGTGGGTGGATGCCGCGACCGTCGCCGGTACCTCTCCGGCTCCGACCTTCGATCAGACGACCGATGTCGAGCCTGGTGTCGCACTGATGCGCGGAGCGAAGCTCCGTCCGGCGATCGCGCGCCCCGGACTGCTGGTGCCGCTCGGCGTTCTGGCCGGTCTCCTCGCGACGTACGTCGGGGGTGCTCTGCTGTGGCCGCTGCACGAGGTCGCCCCGACCGTGGAATCCGTGGAGTTCACCACCGTGCCCGCGCCGGCCGCGACCGTGACCTGGCCGGCACAGGGCAGCGCGGCCGTCGGAATCGACGGCATGACGACGTCGGCGTCGATCCCCGACGCCGTGAGCATCGCCAGCATCACCAAGGTCGTCAGCAGCCTGATGGTGCTCGACCGCATGCCGCTGGCTCTCGGCGAGCAGGGCCCCGAGTTCTCCTTCACCTACCGCGACAGCCTCGACTACTGGTCGTACCGGCGGTCCGACCAGTCCGCGCTCGACGTTCCGGTCGGCGGAGTGCTGACCGAATACCAGCTCCTCCAGGGGACTCTGCTGGGGTCGGCGAACAACTACATCGATCGTCTCGCATCGGAGATCTGGGGGTCTGATCGGGCTTTCGCCGAAGCGGCGTCGATCTGGTTGCGCGATCGCGGCCTGTCCGGCATCACCATCGTCACGCCGTCCGGGTTCGACGAGCGCAACGTCTCCACACCGGAATCTCTCGTCGCGCTGGGCGAGTACGCGATGAAGAATCCGGTCTTCGCCCAGATCGTCGGCACGAAGTCGGTGGATCTTCCCGGAGCCGGCACTGTCGAGAACACGAACGGGATGCTCGCCGACCCCGGCGTGGTCGGGATCAAGACCGGCACTTTGGTCGGCTGGAACCTGCTGACCGCCAAGGACGTGACCGTCGGCGACACGACAGTGCACCTGTTCGCCGCCGTGCTCAACCAGGACGACGATGAGCAGCGCCTCGCCGCGACGCGGAGCCTGTTCGCCGAGGCCGAGGCCGCCCTGCAGGCCCAGCCGCCCGTCGTCCCCGAGGGCACGGTCATCGGGGAGGTCCGCACAGTGTGGGGCGAGAAGATCGATGTGATCGCTGATGCCGACGCCGACGTCATCCTCTGGAACGGAGCCGTCGCCCAGGCGACCCCTGACTTCACGCTGAGCTCGGAGCGGGATGCCGGGCAGCAGATCGGAACCCTCACCACGGCCGGACCACTCAACACGGCCACGACGTCCCTGGTTCTCGCCGATGACATCGAGGGTCCGAGTCCCTGGTGGCGACTGACCCACCCGCTCGAGCTGCTCGGACTCGACGCCCCTCAGGATTAGCCCGCGCACACGCCACGGATTCTCCTCTGCGCGGTGAGAATCTGCACAGCAAAGGGCCCCGCCCCGGATGTTCCGGGGCGGGGCCCTGCGTCTGGACATGCGCGGTCTGGCGGTTACTCAGGCGCTGCGGTCAGGACCTTCCGCCGATGATTTCTCGACCAGGGCCTCGGCCGCCGCCACCTCGGCTGCGGGCACCTGCGCGCCCACGGACGCTCCGATCACGGCATCTGCCGCGGCATCCTCCGCCTCGCCGCTGACGACGACCGGGGTCGAGCCGGTGAGGGCGTCTTCCGCATCGATGTCAGTGGCCGCCTGCTCGAACTGCGACTGGTACAGGCGCCAGTAGGCCCCCTGCGCCGCGATGAGCTCGTCGTGCGTGCCCTTCTCGACGATGTCGCCGTGCTCCATCACCAGGATGAGGTCGGCATCGCGGATGGTCGACAGACGGTGCGCGATCACGAACGAGGTGCGGCCCTCGCGAAGAGCAGCCATCGCCTTCTGGAGCAGCAGCTCGGTGCGCGTATCGACCGCCGACGTGGCCTCATCGAGGATCAGGATCGACGGCTTCGCGACGAACGCCCGTGCGATGGTGATGAGCTGGCGCTCACCGGCCGACACGTTCGCAGCGTCCTCGTCGAGCACGGTGTCGTACCCCTCGGGGAGAGCGTGCACGAAGCGGTCGACGTAGGTCGCCGCGGCGGCCTCCTGGACCTCCTCATCGGTCGCGGTCGAGCGGCCGTAGCGGATGTTCTCGCGGATACTGCCGGCGAACAGCCACGGGTCCTGGAGCACCATGCCGGTACGCGACCGCAGCTCGTCGCGGGTCACCTCGGCGATGTCCTGCCCGTCGAGCATGATCCGTCCACCGCTGAGCTCGTAGAAACGCATGATCAGGTTGACCAGCGTGGTCTTGCCGGCACCGGTCGGGCCGACGATCGCGACGGTCTGACCGGGCTCCACCCGGAATGACAGATCCCGGATGAGCGGACGCTCCGGCGTGTACGAGAACGCGACGTTCTGGAACTCGATCACGCCCTTGCCCTCTGCCAGCTCGGGGGCATCGACGTCGTCGGCCTCCTGCTCGTCGGCGTCGAGCAACTGGAAGACCCGCTCGGCCGACGCGGTTCCGGACTGGACGACGGCAGCCATGCCACCCAGCTCGGACAGCGGCTGCGTGAACTGCTGCGAGTACTGGATGAAAGCCTGCACGTCACCGAGGCGCAGCTGCCCGTTCGCGACCATCAGACCGCCGAGCACCGCGATGCCCACGTAGCTGAGGTTTCCGACGAACATCATCGCCGGCATGATGATGCCGGACAGGAACTGCGCCTTGAAGCTCGCCTGGAACAGCTCTTCGTTCTCGTCCTGGAACTTCTCCAGCGCGTCCTTCTCACGACCGAAGACCTTCACCAGCGCGTGGCCGGAGAATGCCTCCTCGACGCGGGCGTTCAGTCGTCCGACCTTGCGCCATTGGCTGCCGAAGGCCTTCTGCGACCGCGGCCCGATGATGCCGAAGATCACACCCATGAGGGGCAGCGTGATGAGGGCGACGAGCGCCAGCTGCCACGAGATCGAGAACATCATCACGAGCACGCCGATCACGGTGAGCACCGAGGTGAGCGCACCCGAGAGCGACTGCTGCATCGTCTGCGTGATGTTGTCGATGTCGTTGGTCACCCGTGAGATCAGCTCACCGCGCTGCACCTTGTCGAAGTAGGCCAGAGGCAGGCGGTTGATCTTCGCCTCGACCGATTCGCGCAGCCTCCACATGGTGCGGACCATGATCACGTTGATCACGTAGCCCTGGATCCAGGTGAGGAACGCCGCAGCCACGTAGATGCTGAGGACGGCGGCGATGACCAGCCGCAGGGCGTCGAAGTCGATCCCCTGGCCGACCGTGAAGTCACCCAGCGCCCCGACCTGGTTCGCGAAGTCATCCTGTCCACCGGCCCGCAGGGCCTCGACGACGACATCCTGCGATGTGCCGGCCGGGAAGCCGGGGAAGCCGTCGCTCGGCTGCCCGAGCTGGATGGAGATGAACCCCTTGTAGACGAGGTTGGTCGCCTCGGCGAGCACCTTGGGCGCGGCGACGGTCAGCACGACGCCGATGGCGCCCAGGATCGACACGAAGACGAACCAGAGGGCCGACGGCTTCAGCAGCCCGATCATCCGGGCGAAGCTCGGACCGAAGTTGTCGGCCTTGCCCGGCGCGACGCTGTCCCAGTCGCCGGAGTTCTGACGCGCCTGCTCCGCGAGCTCGGCCTCGTACTTCTCCTCGGCGGTCAGCTCGGGTTCGATGGTCGCCACTCTGCCGCGGCCACGCTGCTTTCGGGTATCGGTCCCTGAGCCTGTCGAAGGGTTGCTCTGCTCGCTCATGCATCCACCCCCAGCTGCGACTCGACGATCTCGCGGTAGGTGTCGCTCGTCACGAGCAGCTCCTCGTGCGTGCCGACGCCGACCATGGTGCCGCCGTCGAGCACGACGATGCGATCGGCATCCGTGATCGTGGAGATGCGCTGCGCGACCACGATCTTCGTCACGTGCGGCAGCTCCCGCCACAGCGCCTGGCGCAACCGGGCATCCGTGGTCAGGTCGAGGGCCGAGAACGAGTCGTCGAAGACGAGGATCTGCGGCCTGTGCACGATCGCACGGGCGATCGCGAGGCGCTGGCGCTGACCGCCGGAGACGTTCGTCCCGCCCTGCGCGATACGTGATTCGAGCCCGTCAGGCATCTCCTCGACGAAGTCGCGGCCCTGTGCGATCTCGAGTGCCTGCCAGAGCTCTTCGTCCGTCGCCTCCTCGCGGCCGTAGCGCAGGTTGGACGCCACGGTGCCGGTGAACAGGAACGGGCGCTGGGGTACCAGGCCGATGCTGTCCCACAGCGCCTCGACGTCCGCCTCGCGCACATCGGTGCCGCCGACGTGCACTGCTCCGCCCGAGACGTCGAAGAGACGCGGGATGAGCGACACGAGGGTGGTCTTGCCCGAGCCGGTCGATCCGACGATCGCGACCGTCTCACCGGGCTGCGCGGCGAAGCTGATCCCGGTGAGCACCGGGGAGTCGGCTCCGGGGTACGTGAACTCGACGCCGTCGAGCGCCACGGATCCTGGCACGGGGAACTCGGTGACGCCGTTCTCCGGGCGGACGAGGGTCGACTCGGAGTCGAGCACCTCGCCGATGCGTTCGGCCGAGACCGCAGCGCGCGGGATCATCATCGCCATGAAGCTCGCCATGATGACGCCGCCCATGATCTGGCCGATGTACTGCATGAAGGCGAACAGCGTGCCCACCTGGACCGTGCCGTTGTTGACCTCGATGCCGCCGAACCA
It encodes:
- a CDS encoding sulfite exporter TauE/SafE family protein is translated as MIALEPWAWAALALAAVTIGISKTALPGGSILAIALFATVLPARTSTAAMLLLLIVGDVFALITYRRHAHWPTLLRLAPAVVAGLLAGFAFLALAGDGIVRRAIGVILLLMIAVTLWRRWRQNRVEATAPAPGGLVLSGVYGTLGGFTTMVANAGGPVMSMYFLATRTPVQVFLGTSAWFFAIINLIKVPFLAGLGLFEGHVLLMDAALAPLVVIGALAGIRLARRMDQRLFDRIVIALTIAGALYLLF
- a CDS encoding SDR family oxidoreductase yields the protein MTLAGKTILMSGGSRGIGLAIALRAAADGANIAMLAKTDTPHPKLEGTIHTAAEQIRAAGGQALPIVGDVRDDDDITEAVMKTQGEFGGIDIVINNASVIDLSRSLDLGAKKYDLMQDVNVRGTFMLSRAAVPILKDAENPHILSLSPPLNPSPKWLGAHTGYTLAKFGMTLATLGLAAEFARDGIAANTLWPRTTIATAAVQNLLGGDKVMAASRTPDIYADAAYAVLLKPAREYTGQTLIVEDVLEADGVTDFSGYAAIPGTPDSALFPDIFLD
- a CDS encoding SDR family NAD(P)-dependent oxidoreductase, producing MQISGQGALITGGASGLGLATARRIVAAGGHVTIVDLPSSQGAAIADELGGAFVPADVTSVDEVQAAVATAQAAAPLRIVVNCAGIAPPAKVLDREGNPAVLADFERVVRINLVGTFNVLSQASAVIAQQEPLDGDRGVIVNTASVAAFDGQIGQPAYAASKGAVHAMTIPVARELARYGIRVCTIAPGIMETPMLMGLPQAAQDSLGQQVPHPSRLGRPDEYAALVQHIVENGYLNGETIRLDGAIRMAPK
- a CDS encoding energy-coupling factor transporter transmembrane component T family protein, encoding MTTTETVRTVWLDGVNPVTKLVLAVLLSVPLFASIDVTSALAAIGLQLLCLPLTGLRLRTVLKRLLPIVIFAPIAGVSMLLYAEPAGHIYFTFGFATISDDSITLAIAVSLRVIALGLPTILLFGGTDPTQLADALAQVAKLPSRFVLGILAGTRMLGLFLDDWRTMSLARRARGVGDRGVLRRFFSMAFVLLVFAVRRGSKLALAMEARGFGSGIPRTWSRPSRLHPRDAVALLGGIAIMALALTAAVVAGTFRFVWS
- a CDS encoding ABC transporter ATP-binding protein, with the translated sequence MTFAAPARVQAAGWGWRYAGRKRPAVADVTFTIEPGERVLLLGASGAGKSTLLAGLAGVLGDDDEGERTGSLRVDGAAPESRRGQVGLVLQDPDAGIVLSQVGDDVAFGCENLGVPASDIPARVAEALEAVGLDVPLQRPTKALSGGQKQRLVLAGVLAMRPGLLLLDEPTANLDPEGVREVRASVERAVTASRATLVVVEHRTPIWVDLMTRVIVLAADGGLLADGAPERVFAEHGAALADAGVWVPDRGIDLPVLERVAASDVLTASGLAVAREPRVVVQSGLDLRVPRANATVITGPNGAGKSTLALTLAGLIPEQAGEVRAAPELAGRRGVRPIRWTSRELLTRIGMVFQEPEHQFLAQTLRDELAVGPRALGWDQARTDAVVDELLERLGLAPLALANPFTLSGGQKRRLSVATVLAGAPEVIVLDEPTFGQDRRGWISLVALLQEEIARGRSIIAVTHDDAVIRHLGGHRIELAVAS
- a CDS encoding ECF transporter S component; this translates as MSTSTSASAQQASAASKDLHRAPVWRWRVVDIVVAAVLGVAIGLVFWGWNTIGYAWFGAADALTPGLGGIAVGIWLLGGVVGGLVIRKPGAALVVELVAAIVSMLIGNVWGISTILSGLVQGLGAEIIFALFFYRRFGIAVAALAGVGAAVAAWVFELFYGSSPNILKSVEFNTIYLVSVVVSGAILAGVVGWLLVRALAVTGALNRFAAGREHAREV
- a CDS encoding D-alanyl-D-alanine carboxypeptidase family protein; translated protein: MTASDPAEATAAAAPGDATTGDASPAVAPEAPDAAPEAPAVTPEAPNAAAPEAVEAVEGDDEAVIPPEPLADEFPAADGAEATDILTPAAAQWADDEAHATALTWVDAATVAGTSPAPTFDQTTDVEPGVALMRGAKLRPAIARPGLLVPLGVLAGLLATYVGGALLWPLHEVAPTVESVEFTTVPAPAATVTWPAQGSAAVGIDGMTTSASIPDAVSIASITKVVSSLMVLDRMPLALGEQGPEFSFTYRDSLDYWSYRRSDQSALDVPVGGVLTEYQLLQGTLLGSANNYIDRLASEIWGSDRAFAEAASIWLRDRGLSGITIVTPSGFDERNVSTPESLVALGEYAMKNPVFAQIVGTKSVDLPGAGTVENTNGMLADPGVVGIKTGTLVGWNLLTAKDVTVGDTTVHLFAAVLNQDDDEQRLAATRSLFAEAEAALQAQPPVVPEGTVIGEVRTVWGEKIDVIADADADVILWNGAVAQATPDFTLSSERDAGQQIGTLTTAGPLNTATTSLVLADDIEGPSPWWRLTHPLELLGLDAPQD
- a CDS encoding ABC transporter ATP-binding protein; protein product: MSEQSNPSTGSGTDTRKQRGRGRVATIEPELTAEEKYEAELAEQARQNSGDWDSVAPGKADNFGPSFARMIGLLKPSALWFVFVSILGAIGVVLTVAAPKVLAEATNLVYKGFISIQLGQPSDGFPGFPAGTSQDVVVEALRAGGQDDFANQVGALGDFTVGQGIDFDALRLVIAAVLSIYVAAAFLTWIQGYVINVIMVRTMWRLRESVEAKINRLPLAYFDKVQRGELISRVTNDIDNITQTMQQSLSGALTSVLTVIGVLVMMFSISWQLALVALITLPLMGVIFGIIGPRSQKAFGSQWRKVGRLNARVEEAFSGHALVKVFGREKDALEKFQDENEELFQASFKAQFLSGIIMPAMMFVGNLSYVGIAVLGGLMVANGQLRLGDVQAFIQYSQQFTQPLSELGGMAAVVQSGTASAERVFQLLDADEQEADDVDAPELAEGKGVIEFQNVAFSYTPERPLIRDLSFRVEPGQTVAIVGPTGAGKTTLVNLIMRFYELSGGRIMLDGQDIAEVTRDELRSRTGMVLQDPWLFAGSIRENIRYGRSTATDEEVQEAAAATYVDRFVHALPEGYDTVLDEDAANVSAGERQLITIARAFVAKPSILILDEATSAVDTRTELLLQKAMAALREGRTSFVIAHRLSTIRDADLILVMEHGDIVEKGTHDELIAAQGAYWRLYQSQFEQAATDIDAEDALTGSTPVVVSGEAEDAAADAVIGASVGAQVPAAEVAAAEALVEKSSAEGPDRSA
- a CDS encoding ABC transporter ATP-binding protein, with amino-acid sequence MLGKLLLRYLSRYRWLLLAVLVFQLASVAATLYLPRLNADIIDKGVALGDTGYIWSTGLFMLAVSLGQIVASVTATYFAARAAMGAGRDIRADVFGKVSGFSEREVSQFGAGSLITRNTNDVQQVQMLAMMGATMLVTAPLLAIGGIIFAIQTNAGLSWLIAVSVPLLLLLAALVIGRMVPLFRTYQGKLDNVNRIMREQLTGVRVVRAFVRERIEEERFRGANTDIMDVGRKVGSLFVLLFPLFMLILNVTVVSVIWFGGIEVNNGTVQVGTLFAFMQYIGQIMGGVIMASFMAMMIPRAAVSAERIGEVLDSESTLVRPENGVTEFPVPGSVALDGVEFTYPGADSPVLTGISFAAQPGETVAIVGSTGSGKTTLVSLIPRLFDVSGGAVHVGGTDVREADVEALWDSIGLVPQRPFLFTGTVASNLRYGREEATDEELWQALEIAQGRDFVEEMPDGLESRIAQGGTNVSGGQRQRLAIARAIVHRPQILVFDDSFSALDLTTDARLRQALWRELPHVTKIVVAQRISTITDADRIVVLDGGTMVGVGTHEELLVTSDTYREIVESQLGVDA